In one Oreochromis aureus strain Israel breed Guangdong linkage group 2, ZZ_aureus, whole genome shotgun sequence genomic region, the following are encoded:
- the LOC120443657 gene encoding flocculation protein FLO11-like gives MSKEGDRAAVLHTTKVRTRLRGDASWLQRSNDSKDETQEEKPWIAEVKASRLSGAPAETSPVSSPTNSTPPPTKSDTERQPTSGYLIRGVFTKVDKPPPSSPSNGFSKAPQFNKKPSETYKKIAPHTVRSAAEKQDGQLSLEEQEKRTEKASNVLRKSAARQRSYVLSAAKKYESQEMPDTLLINSSPAFVATRVEITDDDEPSETPAPASTVLPSPVVPVTSVASKPAPEPQKIADTTTETAAAVSVNEPVAPKLEKKTTPEPAKEEAPQVSVTKEQPTFDTKVAAPLPELIKDSLQVASKEPQHKESGQTKTPLVDLSPPSKPPISSNQKSPESTTAVSPVPTSVTKSPAPVSPDVTSTPAKSDVKVSPVPTSTVPTSTVPTSTATKSPAPVSPDVTSTPAKSDVKVSPVPTSTVPTSTVPTSTVPTSTATKSPAPVSPDVTSTPAKSDVKVSPVPNSTVPTSTVPTSTVTKSPAPVSPDVTSTPAKSDVKVSPVPTSTVPTSTVPTSTATKSPAPVSPDVTSTPAKSDVKVSPVPTSTVPTSTVPTSTVPTSTATKSPAPVSPDVTSTPAKSDVKVSPVPNSTVPTSTVPTSTVTKSPAPVSPDVTSTPAKSDVKVSPVPTSTVPTSTVPTSTVPTSTATKSPAPVSPDVTSTPAKSDVKVSPVPTSTVPTSTVPTSTVPTSTATKSPAPVSPDVTSTPAKSDVKVSPVPTSTVPTSTVPTSTVTCTLLM, from the exons ATGTCAAAAG AGGGAGACAGAGCGGCCGTGCTGCATACCACCAAAGTCCGGACGAGGCTGAGGGGAGACGCCAGCTGGTTGCAACGCAGCAATGACTCTAAGGATGAAACGCAGGAGGAGAAACCATG GATAGCGGAAGTTAAAGCCAGCCGTCTGAGCGGAGCCCCTGCTGAGACCAGTCCAGTGTCTTCGCCAACAAATTCTACTCCGCCACCAACCAAGTCTGACACAGAGAG GCAACCAACATCCGGATACCTTATCAG ggGTGTTTTCACTAAAGTGGACAAGCCTCCTCCATCCTCACCATCTAACGGCTTTAG CAAAGCACCGCAATTCAACAAAAAGCCTTCAGAGACCTACAAGAAAAT AGCCCCCCACACTGTGCGGTCTGCTGCAGAGAAACAGGACGGCCAGCTTAGCCTTGAGGAGCAGGAGAAGCG GACGGAGAAAGCCAGTAATGTTCTGAGGAAATCTGCAGCCAGGCAACGGTCTTACGTGCTTTCAGCTGCAAAGAAATACGA GTCTCAAGAAATGCCCGACACATTGCTCATCAATAGCAGTCCAGCATTTGTGGCTACAAG GGTGGAGAttactgatgatgatgagcCTTCTGAGACTCCTGCACCTGCCAGCACTGTGCTGCCATCCCCTGTTGTTCCTGTCACATCTGTTGCATCCAAGCCTGCGCCTGAACCTCAGAAAAT TGCTGACACCACCACTGagacagctgctgctgtgagTGTTAATGAGCCGGTTGCTCCAAAGCTGGAGAAGAAGACCACCCCAGAGCCTGCAAAAGAAGAGGCCCCTCAAGTTTCTGTTACAAAAGAACAGCCAACTTTTGACACCAAGGTGGCTGCTCCCCTCCCTGAACTAATCAAAGATAGTCTTCAAGTAGCCTCTAAAGAGCCACAACACAAAGAGTCTGGGCAGACTAAAACGCCTCTGGTTGATCTTTCGCCACCATCAAAACCCCCAATATCATCTAATCAAAAGTCCCCTGAGTCGACCACTGCAGTGTCTCCTGTCCCAACCTCTGTCACCAAGTCACCTGCACCTGTGTCCCCTGATGTGACTTCAACTCCTGCAAAATCAGATGTCAAAGTGTCTCCTGTCCCAACCTCCACTGTCCCAACCTCCACTGTCCCGACCTCCACTGCCACCAAGTCACCTGCACCTGTGTCCCCTGATGTGACTTCAACTCCTGCAAAATCAGATGTCAAAGTGTCTCCTGTCCCAACCTCCACTGTCCCGACCTCCACTGTCCCAACCTCCACTGTCCCGACCTCCACTGCCACCAAGTCACCTGCACCTGTGTCCCCTGATGTGACTTCAACTCCTGCAAAATCAGATGTCAAAGTGTCTCCTGTCCCAAACTCCACTGTCCCAACCTCCACTGTCCCGacctccactgtcaccaagtcaCCTGCACCTGTGTCCCCTGATGTGACTTCAACTCCTGCAAAATCAGATGTCAAAGTGTCTCCTGTCCCAACCTCCACTGTCCCGACCTCCACTGTCCCGACCTCCACTGCCACCAAGTCACCTGCACCTGTGTCCCCTGATGTGACTTCAACTCCTGCAAAATCAGATGTCAAAGTGTCTCCTGTCCCAACCTCCACTGTCCCGACCTCCACTGTCCCAACCTCCACTGTCCCGACCTCCACTGCCACCAAGTCACCTGCACCTGTGTCCCCTGATGTGACTTCAACTCCTGCAAAATCAGATGTCAAAGTGTCTCCTGTCCCAAACTCCACTGTCCCAACCTCCACTGTCCCGacctccactgtcaccaagtcaCCTGCACCTGTGTCCCCTGATGTGACTTCAACTCCTGCAAAATCAGATGTCAAAGTGTCTCCTGTCCCAACCTCCACTGTCCCAACCTCCACTGTCCCGACCTCCACTGTCCCGACCTCCACTGCCACCAAGTCACCTGCACCTGTGTCCCCTGATGTGACTTCAACTCCTGCAAAATCAGATGTCAAAGTGTCTCCTGTCCCAACCTCCACTGTCCCGACCTCCACTGTCCCAACCTCCACTGTCCCGACCTCCACTGCCACCAAGTCACCTGCACCTGTGTCCCCTGATGTGACTTCAACTCCTGCAAAATCAGATGTCAAAGTGTCTCCTGTCCCAACCTCCACTGTCCCGACCTCCACTGTCCCGACCTCCACTGTCACCTGCACCCTCCTGATGTGA
- the nsdhl gene encoding sterol-4-alpha-carboxylate 3-dehydrogenase, decarboxylating, giving the protein MATRVRPSSKRCAVIGGSGFLGRHLVEKLLDRGYSVSVFDIRQSYELPGVTFYQGDLCDKQALLAALKDVSLVFHCASPSPASDRALFERVNIQGTQTVIQACIESGVQRLVLTSSASVVFEGTDIKNGREDLPYAKKPIDYYTKTKIEQEKLVLKACDNQKGFLTVAIRPHGIFGPRDPQLVPILVDTARRGKMKFIIGDGTNLVDFTFVENVVHGHILAAERLRADSPICGKPYHITNDEPILFWDFMSQVLVGLGYPPPRYYLPYSLVYGLALLLWLLSVLLSPLISFKPTFTPMRVALAGTHHYYSCKRAKEDLGYTPVVSLKDAIARTVESYPHLRCEA; this is encoded by the exons ATGGCTACACGTGTGCGACCG AGTAGTAAACGGTGTGCGGTCATCGGGGGGTCCGGTTTCTTGGGCAGACACCTGGTGGAGAAGCTGCTGGACCGAGGCtactctgtttctgtgtttgacaTCCGTCAGAGCTACGAGCTGCCTGGCGTAACCTTCTACCAGGGAGACCTGTGCGACAAACAA GCTCTGCTGGCAGCTTTGAAGGATGTGTCCTTGGTCTTTCACTGTGCCTCCCCATCGCCTGCCAGTGACCGTGCTCTCTTTGAGAGGGTCAACATCCAGGGCACACAGACTGTTATCCAGGCCTGCATAGAGTCTGGAGTACAG agGTTGGTCCTGACCAGCAGTGCCAGTGTGGTGTTTGAAGGGACCGACATTAAGAATGGGAGAGAGGATCTGCCGTATGCCAAGAAGCCCATTGACTACTACACAAAGACCAAAATTGAGCAGGAGAAG ttgGTCCTCAAGGCTTGTGACAATCAAAAGGGCTTCCTCACAGTTGCAATTCGGCCTCACGGCATCTTTGGTCCTCGAGATCCACAGCTGGTTCCCATCCTGGTGGACACGGCTCGCAGGGGCAAAATGAAATTCATCATTGG TGATGGAACCAATCTGGTAGATTTCACCTTTGTGGAGAATGTAGTTCACGGACACATTCTGGCTGCTGAACGGCTGAGAGCAGACTCCCCAATATGTGGGAAG CCATATCACATAACCAACGATGAGCCAATTCTCTTTTGGGACTTTATGTCTCAAGTATTGGTGGGTCTCGGATATCCTCCTCCCCGCTACTACCTCCCTTACAGTTTGGTGTACGGACTGGCCCTTCTCCTCTGGCTGCTGTCCGTCCTCTTGAGTCCTTTAATATCTTTCAAGCCAACTTTTACACCTATGAGAGTGGCTCTGGCTGGAACCCACCACTACTACAGCTGTAAACGTGCCAAAGAAGACCTGGGCTACACACCGGTGGTCAGCCTGAAGGATGCGATTGCACGCACCGTGGAGAGCTATCCTCATCTCAGATGCGAGGCTTGA
- the cetn2 gene encoding caltractin, which translates to MATVAKRPSLQGPVPPPRKKTAPKPELTEVQKQEIREAFELFDTDGSGYIDVKELKVAMRALGFEPKKEEIKKMTGEVDKDGTGKISFADFLTVMTQKMAEKDSKEEILKAFRLFDDDETGKISFKNLKRVAKELGENLTDEELQEMIDEADRDGDGEVNQQEFLRIMKKTCLY; encoded by the exons ATG GCAACCGTTGCCAAGAGACCATCCCTGCAGGGTCCGGTGCCCCCTCCTCGCAAGAAGACAGCCCCCAAGCCAGAGTTGACGGAGGTACAGAAGCAGGAGATCAGGGAGGCCTTTGAGCTGTTTGACACTGATGGCTCTGGATACATCGATGTGAAGGAGCTTAAG GTTGCCATGAGAGCTCTGGGATTTGAACCAAAGAAAGAGGAGATCAAGAAGATGACTGGTGAAGTTGATAAGGATGGCACAGGAAAGATCTCCTTTGCAGACTTCCTCACTGTCATGACACAGAAAATG GCTGAAAAAGACTCTAAGGAGGAGATCTTAAAAGCTTTccggctgtttgatgacgacgAGACGGGCAAGATATCATTCAAGAATCTGAAGAGGGTAGCCAAAGAGCTTGGGGAGAACCTGACAGATGAAGAGCTGCAG gAAATGATAGATGAAGCGGACAGGGATGGAGATGGGGAAGTGAACCAGCAGGAGTTCCTGCGCATTATGAAAAAAACCTGCCTGTACTGA
- the gcna gene encoding acidic repeat-containing protein isoform X2 has product MSKIGKSRHAGTSGHGSASEWRNSALSESSDDEFDRFLMEKATPKAKATSYKPRSPAKTGSSSIVVVSSDDDDTTFETFLQRTKTPNTKPKKTSKSGSEDSLHNFIVGDYSSDDDFVEPKSSFKVPKKTNTPTSQPQTRRPLSLFNSPVFVSNDEDDDNIVVKSTWRNRHTRPKSLPKTRENTPLCNDDETSPSLPSPPAPSPLCHPSNEAKTLVISPKRTFSVPSKLDDSSSSEEEFTSLLERLKKKNNFIGNSFLPNNSKESNKEPAGTVSVPPVSQTPGSKSLGVKTPGKSSILKPAVSQSEPRHGPTSKNVLCKTPGCFLQLLTNPSSSYAGSFKQNKEALTSKLYQLYNTTVFESKLPVNMSVTWNKKMRKTAGYCVTGQEKGGGNRYARIELSEKVCDSADRLRDTLIHEMCHAATWLINGVRDGHGNFWKLYARKATLAHPELPMVTRCHSYDIKYKFQYQCTRCKNTIGRHSKSLDTQRFVCALCTGQLVLLTPSKPRAPTPFANFVKENYSSVRQELAGQSHAEVMRKLSADFASKTKLSQS; this is encoded by the exons ATGAGTAAAATTGGTAAGAGTCGTCATGCTGGTACAAGTGGTCATGGATCAGCAAGTGAGTGGAGAAACTCTGCGTTGAGTGAATCGAGTGACGATGAATTTGACAGGT TTCTTATGGAAAAAGCCACACCCAAAGCTAAAGCCACTTCATACAAGCCACGCAGTCCTGCAAAGACAGGCAG ttcaagCATTGTTGTGGTGAGCTCAGATGATGACGATACCACTTTTGAGACAT TTCTTCAGCGTACAAAAACTCCCAATACCAAACCCAAGAAGACATCTAAAAGTGGCAGTGAGGACAG CCTCCATAATTTCATAGTTGGCGACTACTCATCAGATGATGACTTTGTTGAGCCAAAATCATCTTTCAAAG ttccTAAGAAGACCAATACTCCAACATCCCAGCCTCAAACAAGGCGACCCCTGTCTCTGTTTAATTCACCTGTCTTTGTAagcaatgatgaggatgatgataaTATTGTGGTGAAGAGCACTTGGAGAAACCGTCACACGAGGCCCAAGTCACTGCCAAAGACCAGAGAGAATACTCCTCTGTGCAATGACGATGAAACTTCGCCGTCACTCCCCTCTCCTCCTGCTCCATCTCCTTTGTGTCATCCTTCAAACGAAGCTAAAACATTAGTGATCTCTCCCAAGCGCACTTTTTCAGTGCCTTCTAAGCTGGATGATTCAAGCAGTTCTGAGGAGGAGTTCACATCCCTGCTGgagagactgaaaaagaaaaacaatttcaTAGGGAATTCATTCCTACCGAACAACAGCAAAG AGAGCAATAAGGAGCCTGCTGGGACAGTGTCAGTTCCTCCTGTATCCCAAACACCAGGCTCTAAATCATTAGGTGTGAAGACACCCGGAAAATCATCAATCTTGAAGCCCGCCGTCAGTCAGAGCGAGCCGAGACACGGTCCAACCAGCAA GAATGTGCTGTGTAAGACCCCAGGCTGCTTCCTGCAGTTGCTCACAAATCCCAGCTCCAGCTATGCGGGCAGCTTTAAGCAGAACAAAGAGGCACTCACAAGTAAACTCTACCAGCTGTACAACACCACAGTGTTTGAGAGTAAG CTCCCTGTGAATATGTCAGTGACCTGGAATAAGAAAATGCGTAAAACAGCCGGCTACTGCGTTACAGGACAGGAAAAGGGTGGAGGGAACCGCTACGCCCGCATAGAGCTGTCAGAGAAAGTTTGTGACTCTGCAG ATCGTCTCAGGGACACACTGatacatgaaatgtgtcatGCTGCAACATGGCTGATTAACGGTGTAAGGGACGGGCATGGAAACTTCTGGAAGCTCTATGCTCGCAAAGCAACACTGGCACATCCGGAGCTGCCGATGGTCACGCGCTGCCACAGCTATGACATCAAGTACAAATTCCAGTACCAGTGCACTCGCTGCAAGAACAC GATTGGCCGTCATTCCAAGTCACTGGACACGCAGAGATTTGTGTGCGCCCTCTGCACTGGTCAGCTTGTCTTGTTGACGCCTTCTAAGCCACGTGCTCCCACGCCTTTTGCCAACTTTGTCAAGGAAAATTACTCAAGTGTACGACAGGAGCTAGCAGGACAGAGTCATGCAGAGGTGATGCGGAAACTTAGTGCAGACTTTGCCTCAAAGACTAAACTGAGTCAAAGCTGA
- the gcna gene encoding acidic repeat-containing protein isoform X1, with translation MNDATSKSFHKVAKRMGWMDEGGLEETEKKLMSKIGKSRHAGTSGHGSASEWRNSALSESSDDEFDRFLMEKATPKAKATSYKPRSPAKTGSSSIVVVSSDDDDTTFETFLQRTKTPNTKPKKTSKSGSEDSLHNFIVGDYSSDDDFVEPKSSFKVPKKTNTPTSQPQTRRPLSLFNSPVFVSNDEDDDNIVVKSTWRNRHTRPKSLPKTRENTPLCNDDETSPSLPSPPAPSPLCHPSNEAKTLVISPKRTFSVPSKLDDSSSSEEEFTSLLERLKKKNNFIGNSFLPNNSKESNKEPAGTVSVPPVSQTPGSKSLGVKTPGKSSILKPAVSQSEPRHGPTSKNVLCKTPGCFLQLLTNPSSSYAGSFKQNKEALTSKLYQLYNTTVFESKLPVNMSVTWNKKMRKTAGYCVTGQEKGGGNRYARIELSEKVCDSADRLRDTLIHEMCHAATWLINGVRDGHGNFWKLYARKATLAHPELPMVTRCHSYDIKYKFQYQCTRCKNTIGRHSKSLDTQRFVCALCTGQLVLLTPSKPRAPTPFANFVKENYSSVRQELAGQSHAEVMRKLSADFASKTKLSQS, from the exons ATGAACGATGCTACGTCCAAGTCTTTTCACAAAGTGGCTAAAAGAATGGGGTGGATGGATGAGGGAGGACTGgaggaaacagaaaagaag TTGATGAGTAAAATTGGTAAGAGTCGTCATGCTGGTACAAGTGGTCATGGATCAGCAAGTGAGTGGAGAAACTCTGCGTTGAGTGAATCGAGTGACGATGAATTTGACAGGT TTCTTATGGAAAAAGCCACACCCAAAGCTAAAGCCACTTCATACAAGCCACGCAGTCCTGCAAAGACAGGCAG ttcaagCATTGTTGTGGTGAGCTCAGATGATGACGATACCACTTTTGAGACAT TTCTTCAGCGTACAAAAACTCCCAATACCAAACCCAAGAAGACATCTAAAAGTGGCAGTGAGGACAG CCTCCATAATTTCATAGTTGGCGACTACTCATCAGATGATGACTTTGTTGAGCCAAAATCATCTTTCAAAG ttccTAAGAAGACCAATACTCCAACATCCCAGCCTCAAACAAGGCGACCCCTGTCTCTGTTTAATTCACCTGTCTTTGTAagcaatgatgaggatgatgataaTATTGTGGTGAAGAGCACTTGGAGAAACCGTCACACGAGGCCCAAGTCACTGCCAAAGACCAGAGAGAATACTCCTCTGTGCAATGACGATGAAACTTCGCCGTCACTCCCCTCTCCTCCTGCTCCATCTCCTTTGTGTCATCCTTCAAACGAAGCTAAAACATTAGTGATCTCTCCCAAGCGCACTTTTTCAGTGCCTTCTAAGCTGGATGATTCAAGCAGTTCTGAGGAGGAGTTCACATCCCTGCTGgagagactgaaaaagaaaaacaatttcaTAGGGAATTCATTCCTACCGAACAACAGCAAAG AGAGCAATAAGGAGCCTGCTGGGACAGTGTCAGTTCCTCCTGTATCCCAAACACCAGGCTCTAAATCATTAGGTGTGAAGACACCCGGAAAATCATCAATCTTGAAGCCCGCCGTCAGTCAGAGCGAGCCGAGACACGGTCCAACCAGCAA GAATGTGCTGTGTAAGACCCCAGGCTGCTTCCTGCAGTTGCTCACAAATCCCAGCTCCAGCTATGCGGGCAGCTTTAAGCAGAACAAAGAGGCACTCACAAGTAAACTCTACCAGCTGTACAACACCACAGTGTTTGAGAGTAAG CTCCCTGTGAATATGTCAGTGACCTGGAATAAGAAAATGCGTAAAACAGCCGGCTACTGCGTTACAGGACAGGAAAAGGGTGGAGGGAACCGCTACGCCCGCATAGAGCTGTCAGAGAAAGTTTGTGACTCTGCAG ATCGTCTCAGGGACACACTGatacatgaaatgtgtcatGCTGCAACATGGCTGATTAACGGTGTAAGGGACGGGCATGGAAACTTCTGGAAGCTCTATGCTCGCAAAGCAACACTGGCACATCCGGAGCTGCCGATGGTCACGCGCTGCCACAGCTATGACATCAAGTACAAATTCCAGTACCAGTGCACTCGCTGCAAGAACAC GATTGGCCGTCATTCCAAGTCACTGGACACGCAGAGATTTGTGTGCGCCCTCTGCACTGGTCAGCTTGTCTTGTTGACGCCTTCTAAGCCACGTGCTCCCACGCCTTTTGCCAACTTTGTCAAGGAAAATTACTCAAGTGTACGACAGGAGCTAGCAGGACAGAGTCATGCAGAGGTGATGCGGAAACTTAGTGCAGACTTTGCCTCAAAGACTAAACTGAGTCAAAGCTGA